A single window of Aspergillus flavus chromosome 4, complete sequence DNA harbors:
- a CDS encoding major facilitator superfamily domain-containing protein, which translates to MSENEVKESDAIHLEQAQSQDAKDMQHVHVLSADQASIRRKFDRRVLPIVCILYILSYLDRGNIGNAKTAGIDTALGLNDKQWSWVLYSFYICYILFEWTTVLWKIFPAHIYIAILCICWGAAAMCSGAVTNLPELIVCRCLLGIFEAAFGAGAPYFLSLFYQRGELGFRVSMLLGMSPVANCFASALAFGITHIRNSIAPWRLLFIIEGAPTVLFSVIVFFFLADSPGTAKFLTESEQTQAVERLQTVDQTAKNKMEWKQVLQGLSDYKNYIHMTIHFCCNYSFAGLSNFLPTIIQEMGYTSVNAQGLSAPPYFASFLLCIVAALISDRWGHRGLVITVSAVVGMVGYLILAAVEDEHKTGVRYFGVWLATCGVFPALSINITWLLNNQGGDSKKGAGMAILAVFGQCSSFVSSSAFPDSEGPFYVRGCAIGCALTGLIAVLTLGLYLKLRHENRRRDRMYGTVDPDVRVDVTREGDNHPQFRYLT; encoded by the exons ATGAGCGAAAACGAAGTCAAGGAGTCTGATGCTATCCATCTTGAGCAAGCCCAATCTCAAGATGCCAAAGACATGCAGCATGTTCATGTTCTGTCTGCAGACCAGGCGTCTATTCGCCGAAAG TTTGATCGTCGCGTTCTGCCAATAGTCTGCATACTATACATATTGTCCTATCTGGACCGAG GAAACATTGGAAACGCCAAGACAGCAGGTATAGACACGGCACTTGGGCTCAACGACAAGCAATGGTCGTGGGTTCTGTACTCGTTCTATATATGCTACATTCTATTTGAATGGACTACGGTCTTGTGGAAGATCTTTCCGGCTCACATCTATATTGCGATTCTTTGTATCTG CTGGGGAGCAGCCGCCATGTGCAGTGGTGCAGTCACTAACTTGCCCGAGCTGATTGTTTGCCGATGTCTGCTGGGTATATTCGAGGCGGCGTTTGGGGCGGGTGCGCCCTACTTCCTATCGTTATTCTACCAGAGAGGGGAACTTGGATTCCGTGTCTCCATGTTGCTGGGGATGTCACCTGTGGCGAACTGCTTTGCAAGTGCACTTGCCTTTGGTATTACTCATATCCGCAATTCAATTGCGCCGTGGAGGCTCCTATTTATTATTG AAGGAGCACCAACAGTCCTCTTTTCtgtcattgtcttcttctttcttgccGACTCCCCAGGAACCGCCAAATTCCTTACCGAAAGCGAACAAACCCAAGCCGTCGAGCGTCTCCAAACAGTCGACCAGACTGCAAAAAACAAGATGGAATGGAAACAAGTCCTCCAAGGCCTATCAGACTATAAGAACTACATCCACATGACAATCCACTTCTGCTGCAACTACTCTTTCGCAGGActctccaacttcctccCCACCATTATTCAAGAAATGGGCTATACGTCTGTCAACGCACAGGGACTCTCGGCGCCTCCATACTTCGCGTCATTCCTCCTCTGCATCGTAGCTGCTCTTATATCCGATCGATGGGGACATAGAGGATTAGTGATCACCGTATCTGCGGTAGTCGGAATGGTAGGGTACCTCATTCTCGCCGCGGTGGAGGACGAGCACAAAACCGGGGTGAGATATTTTGGAGTGTGGCTGGCGACCTGCGGAGTGTTTCCTGCGTTGTCGATTAATATCACCTGGCTGTTGAATAATCAGGGAGGGGATTCCAAGAAGGGCGCTGGGATGGCTATATTGGCGGTTTTCGGTCAGTGCTCAAGTTTTGTGAGTAGTTCGGCTTTTCCGGATTCTGAAGG GCCTTTTTATGTCAGAGGGTGCGCCATTGGGTGCGCATTGACTGGTTTGATCGCCGTGCTGACATTAGGGCTGTATCTGAAATTGAGGCATGAGAATAGGCGACGTGATCGAATGTATGGGACGGTGGATCCAGATGTCCGGGTAGATGTTACAAGGGAGGGAGACAATCACCCCCAGTTTCGGTACTTGACTTAG
- a CDS encoding uncharacterized protein (expressed protein), protein MSVYGEKAVGEREPGYDVLLFVFYSDHTSILNCQEPDMPRATCSRIARYGTQDVRRNAPQEGNGDTYSHTNRNVVTALEHMLPSRDDSFDLFLQGEIPNPFPFTPLTPTDNSTNSEGRSSIDADILRIWSAWRFVRMGWIKAREAVTLVELFFQNMFPLSPVLTDFYNTPENHYWLVTQEPMLCCTILMISSRYHVLPGLGGTSRAYSIHNRLWQHCQHLILRIMLGQEKLSKAKTRHVGSIEALLLMCEWYPRALNFPLENDGWDSDLILTEPDLRDPPAPASEIPMSDRWKEDVVEPTRRSDRMSWMLVSTALALAHELGIFKNDNGKRKDEYDVPGMRSDAEVYLQQLEWRRRRLPSLLYVFANMLASRLGCTSLIPEIPIVNAAEGVTGCPCVDNEWMYFMASWIDLTRLAKEITDTHFPAIARSGDQRRNLGSSEDWDSMLYRWQASRPTLNSHLESILHIEYQYLQVFTNSIKVQSLVESILNSPTQSASTDRTCIDEVINRSSEILQWLLIQPSIQYLPIRVFLRIISSSIFLMKALALGVRTTQLHTSLNLLEQTISTLQSSSLDDMQLVSQYASLLQIHVSRLRQTFMTSAQEREKDVQSEGQENTNTISLAGQTELVQGSHDPMLGQLDEGGDDWLWLPIDPLMAPFGTWDDSGQLDYGLNAAHLDLDFIWNLPP, encoded by the exons ATGTCGGTTTACGGAGAAAAGGCCGTGGGCGAGAGAGAACCCGGGTATGATGTTCTACTCTTCGTCTTTTACTCGGATCATACATCAATTCTAAACTGTCAAGAGCCTGATATGCCAAGAGCCACCTGTTCGAGGATTGCTCGCTATGGTACACAAGACGTTCGACGGAACGCACCGCAAGAAG GAAATGGAGATACATACTCTCATACCAATAGGAATGTTGTGACAGCCTTGGAGCATATGCTGCCCTCAAGAGATGATTCATTTGATCTCTTTTTACAGGGAGAGATACCAAACCCATTTCCATTTACGCCACTAACACCTACGGATAACAGTACTAACAGTGAAGGGCGAAGCTCCATAGACGCAGATATACTTCGAATATGGAGCGCCTGGCGGTTCGTTAGGATGGGGTGGATCAAAGCTCGTGAAGCAGTCACCCTTGTCGAGCT ATTCTTCCAAAATATGTTCCCCCTGTCTCCCGTCCTAACCGACTTCTACAATACACCCGAGAATCACTACTGGCTTGTAACTCAGGAGCCTATGCTTTGCTGCACAATATTGATGATATCGTCAAGATACCATGTCCTTCCTGGACTTGGTGGTACCTCCCGAGCATATTCCATCCATAATCGACTATGGCAGCACTGCCAACATCTCATCCTCCGGATCATGCTAGGCCAGGAAAAGCTCTCAAAGGCAAAGACAAGACATGTGGGTTCTATCGAGGCACTTCTTCTGATGTGCGAATGGTATCCACGGGCGCTGAACTTTCCTTTGGAAAACGATGGATGGGACTCAGATCTGATTCTTACAGAGCCAGACCTCCGAGATCCTCCGGCACCAGCGAGCGAAATACCTATGTCCGATCGCTGGAAAGAAGATGTCGTTGAACCTACTAGACGGTCTGATCGGATGTCATGGATGCTAGTCAGCACTGCGCTGGCACTGGCGCATGAGCTAGGCATCTTTAAGAATGATAatgggaagaggaaggatgagTACGATGTACCTGGTATGCGGTCGGACGCAGAGGTCTATCTGCAACAGTTGGAGTGGAGACGTCGccgtcttccttctttgttgTATGTGTTTGCCAACATGCTCGCTTCCCGGTTGGGATGCACATCACTTATTCCCGAGATACCGATAGTCAATGCTGCCGAGGGTGTCACAGGTTGTCCCTGTGTAGACAATGAATGGATGTATTTCATGGCTTCATGGATCGACTTAACCCGGTTGGCTAAAGAGATCACCGACACGCATTTCCCAGCAATAGCCAGAAGCGGTGATCAGAGGAGGAACTTAGGATCTTCAGAAGACTGGGACAGCATGTTATACCGCTGGCAAGCCAGCCGGCCAACATTAA ATTCCCATCTGGAATCCATCCTTCACATCGAATACCAATATCTCCAAGTCTTCACAAACTCCATTAAAGTCCAATCCCTGGTTGAAAGCATCCTCAACTCACCTACCCAGTCTGCCAGCACTGACCGCACCTGCATCGATGAAGTAATCAACAGGTCATCTGAGATCCTACAATGGTTACTCATCCAGCCCAGCATTCAATACCTTCCCATCCGCGTCTTCCTACGAATAATCAGTTCCTCAATTTTCCTCATGAAAGCCTTGGCACTAGGCGTCCGAACCACACAGCTTCACACCTCATTAAACCTCCTTGAACAGACGATCAGTACCCTACAATCGAGCTCATTAGACGACATGCAGCTCGTATCGCAATATGCATCCCTATTGCAGATCCACGTTTCTCGTCTGCGACAGACCTTCATGACTTCGGCAcaggagagggagaaggacgTTCAATCGGAAGGTCAAGAAAATACCAATACGATATCACTAGCCGGGCAGACAGAGCTAGTGCAAGGATCTCATGACCCTATGCTCGGGCAGTTAGATGAAGGTGGGGATGATTGGCTGTGGTTGCCTATTGATCCACTCATGGCGCCCTTTGGCACTTGGGATGATAGTGGTCAGTTGGATTATGGATTGAATGCGGCGCATTTGGACTTGGACTTTATTTGGAATTTGCCGCCGTGA
- a CDS encoding putative NAD dependent epimerase/dehydratase, with the protein MANIPFPTVPYPLMEPPAHREKKMKVLALGMSRTGTMSLYVALKKLGYNSYHMAECSLDQHNGSLGLWTKAINAKFHGNGRKFSGADFDQMLWRYDAVTDIPCILFAEELMDAYPDAQIVLTTRPVDSWLPSMQQTFYAILSWKRWALLEFIDRSYIGLYIPLLRSSLSVWTGGNWQDTSRLPTGFEAHYDQVHAAARARGRKVLEFKVQDGWDPLCQFLGKEVPSEPFPHVNEGDFIARFHVIIFWVRLVGLAKKGLIWASPVVAVGAAWWYFG; encoded by the exons ATGGCCAACATCCCATTCCCAACCGTGCCCTATCCGCTAATGGAGCCACCGGCTCACcgtgagaagaagatgaaggtgcTTGCGCTGGGCATGTCACGCACCGGGACCATGT CATTATACGTTGCACTGAAGAAGCTAGGATACAACAGCTATCATATGGCAGAATGTTCCCTAGACCAACACAATGGGTCGCTAGGCCTCTGGACGAAAGCCATCAACGCAAAATTCCATGGCAACGGTCGGAAGTTTTCGGGCGCAGATTTTGACCAAATGCTTTGGCGCTATGAT GCTGTGACCGATATTCCCTGCATTCTGTTCGCCGAAGAACTCATGGATGCATATCCCGACGCGCAAATCGTTTTGACTACGCGGCCGGTTGATTCCTGGTTGCCGTCTATGCAGCAGACGTTTTATGCAATCTTAAGTTGGAAGCGCTGGGCTTTGCTTGAGTTCATTGATAGA TCCTACATAGGCCTATACATCCCTCTCCTCCGGTCCTCTCTATCTGTATGGACCGGCGGAAACTGGCAGGATACAAGCCGTCTCCCTACCGGCTTTGAAGCCCACTATGACCAAGTCCATGCTGCCGCGCGGGCACGTGGACGTAAAGTGCTTGAGTTCAAGGTCCAGGATGGCTGGGATCCTCTCTGCCAGTTTCTAGGAAAGGAAGTCCCGAGTGAACCGTTCCCTCATGTCAATGAAGGTGATTTTATTGCTAGATTTCATGTCATTATTTTCTGGGTGCGGCTGGTAGGCTTGGCGAAGAAGGGCTTGATATGGGCTTCccctgttgttgctgttggggCTGCTTGGTGGTATTTTGGCTGA
- a CDS encoding putative 6-hydroxy-D-nicotine oxidase, protein MSGILASLEFEQIAVYKPGEVEYEKSIATAYLLYRFARPSYVVQPTHPAQVQDIVRYLIEYNDRQKPDSQVSITIKNGSHSYAGFSSTDKGILLDLSKMNRVKLNLDKDSHPKSVTIRGGALWGHVYKQLINGRHKGYMLAGGDCSTVGVSGFVLGGGLSAFSRSLGMACDNLTEATIITADGRMVTVGENRDPDSDEGKLFWALRGGGAGNFGIVVQLKMNIHQFQKEDDSARTRETVIAGRYTWFPYPGEVEEAKLMATMNESYTTKWVDSLAIHSTWICDLQEARTLPAIRFIVYHNGEKNSIDKQLDKLVEQGNPSDQTSERRRELAKPLRRRTDYAVPS, encoded by the coding sequence ATGTCCGGTATCCTTGCAAGCTTGGAGTTTGAACAAATTGCAGTGTACAAACCTGGGGAGGTTGAGTATGAAAAGTCTATTGCGACTGCATATCTGCTGTACCGCTTCGCGAGACCTTCATACGTAGTTCAGCCTACACATCCTGCCCAGGTTCAGGACATTGTGAGGTACCTCATCGAGTATAATGACAGACAGAAGCCAGACTCCCAGGTATCCATCACGATCAAGAATGGCAGTCATTCTTATGCAGGGTTCTCCTCCACCGATAAGGGGATCTTGTTGGACCTCTCAAAGATGAATAGGGTGAAGCTCAACCTGGACAAAGACTCTCATCCAAAATCAGTTACGATCAGAGGGGGTGCCTTATGGGGTCATGTATATAAGCAATTGATCAACGGGAGGCATAAAGGGTACATGCTCGCTGGTGGGGACTGTTCCACTGTCGGAGTGAGTGGTTTTGTTCTGGGTGGTGGTCTTAGCGCGTTCTCCAGAAGCCTCGGAATGGCATGCGATAATTTGACGGAGGCGACCATAATTACTGCCGACGGTAGAATGGTTACAGTTGGGGAGAACCGTGACCCGGATTCAGATGAAGGCAAACTATTCTGGGCACTCCGTGGTGGCGGTGCCGGGAACTTTGGTATTGTCGTCCAGCTGAAAATGAACATCCACCAGTTCCAGAAAGAGGACGATAGTGCTAGGACTCGGGAAACGGTGATAGCTGGAAGATACACATGGTTTCCATATCCCGGGGAGGTGGAAGAAGCTAAACTTATGGCCACGATGAATGAGTCCTATACGACGAAGTGGGTGGATAGCCTCGCCATTCACAGTACATGGATCTGCGATCTCCAAGAGGCCAGGACTCTACCTGCAATTCGCTTCATTGTCTACCACAATGGCGAGAAGAATAGCATCGATAAGCAGCTTGACAAATTGGTCGAACAAGGGAATCCATCGGATCAAACGAGCGAGCGGAGGCGGGAGTTGGCGAAACCTCTCAGAAGGCGAACCGACTACGCTGTTCCTTCATGA